The Solanum lycopersicum chromosome 6, SLM_r2.1 genome has a window encoding:
- the LOC101251784 gene encoding transcription factor MYB30 gives MDYVKKGAWSPDEDQKLVDYIMKYRIWNWSHMPKFAGLSRTGKSCRLRWINYLRPDLKKGPFSIEEVEIVIRMYQSLGNRWSAIAKELPGRTDNEIKNFYHTHLKKHLGTKVEVKPKSRKKAKQIEMSTQKKPLITNCPNIQSLDFTNSSSSSSYITFDENYDFLETSNQHNDVTSIVNQVDDENIVILESNPDDTTSSSSSVDLHIKDFMDVSVDSSNVVDFWLELYMAADNLKI, from the exons ATGGATTATGTAAAGAAGGGAGCATGGTCTCCTGATGAAGACCAAAAATTGGTTGATTATATCATGAAATATCGTATTTGGAACTGGTCACACATGCCCAAATTTGCAg gGCTATCAAGAACCGGAAAGAGTTGTAGACTCCGATGGATCAACTACTTGAGACCTGATCTAAAGAAAGGACCTTTTAGCATCGAGGAGGTGGAAATTGTGATTAGAATGTATCAATCGCTTGGTAACAG GTGGTCAGCTATAGCTAAAGAATTGCCAGGAAGAACAGATAATGAAATCAAGAATTTCTACCACACACATTTAAAGAAGCACCTTGGGACAAAAGTTGAAGTGAAACCTAAATCAAGGAAGAAAGCTAAACAAATAGAGATGAGTACTCAAAAAAAGCCTTTGATAACTAATTGTCCAAATATTCAATCACTTGATTTCACCaactcctcctcctcttctAGCTACATCACATTTGACGAAAATTATGATTTCTTGGAAACATCTAATCAACACAATGATGTTACTTCAATCGTCAATCAAGTTGATGATGAAAACATAGTTATATTGGAGAGTAATCCAGACGATACTACTTCCTCATCATCAAGTGTTGATTTGCACATAAAAGATTTCATGGATGTGAGTGTTGATTCATCTAATGTTGTGGATTTCTGGTTGGAGCTATATATGGCAGCGGATAATCTGAAGATCTAA
- the LOC101251190 gene encoding probable transcription factor At5g61620 isoform X2, which translates to MAKDARKCSHCGHNGHNSRTCNSKGIKLFGVRIDDSNNTNQHRFVDTKMKMGDYESIRRSKSLGNLEHAAAAAANYDHNGGVEAGYLSDGPIISIRHRKKGTSWTEEEHRYFLIGLENLGKGDWRGISKRYVPSRTPTQVASHSQKYFIRIASIEKKKRRPSVFDVHLKNPNSHIPSKSSSYIPEVSKETSFPLKQLFDTCQIKGQASKGIPSATRERPPLSPSPISRPFGVPNLAHMPYVGVPQNIQGVSSSKVGPTISWIPIVNFHNESRVHLKNSSQGPLPFAPFVARPTIGVLPSQPPSQVQSQPGHSTPITNKDGVNIIIGAL; encoded by the exons ATGGCAAAAGATGCAAGGAAGTGTTCACATTGTGGACATAATGGACATAATTCAAGAACATGTAATTCGAAAGGAATTAAATTGTTTGGAGTTCGAATCGACGATAGTAATAATACAAATCAGCATAGGTTTGTTGATACAAAGATGAAGATGGGAGACTATGAATCTATAAGGCGGAGCAAAAGTTTGGGAAATCTAGAACATGCCGCTGCCGCCGCCGCCAATTATGATCACAACGGCGGCGTCGAGGCGGGATATCTTTCCGATGGGCCAATTATTTCTATCAGACATAGAAAAAAGG gaACCTCTTGGACTGAAGAGGAACATCGTTATTTCTTAATTGGATTAGAAAATCTTGGTAAAGGCGATTGGAGAGGAATTTCCAAACGTTATGTACCTTCAAGAACTCCAACACAAGTAGCTAGtcattctcaaaaatatttcattagaATAGCATCAATTGAGAAGAAGAAAcgtcgaccgagtgtgtttgaTGTGCACTTAAAAAATCCg aATTCACATATTCCCTCCAAATCTTCATCTTATATTCCTGAAGTCTCTAAGGAG ACAAGTTTTCCTTTGAAGCAACTATTTGACACATGTCAAATTAAAGGACAG GCTAGCAAAGGCATTCCTAGTGCAACTCGAGAAAGGCCCCCACTTTCACCGTCACCAATTAGTAGACCTTTTGGAGTCCCTAACTTAGCCCACATGCCTTAC GTTGGAGTTCCTCAGAATATCCAAGGTGTTTCATCATCCAAAGTAGGACCAACAATCTCATGGATTCCGATAGTGAATTTCCATAATGAGAGTCGTGTTCATCTTAAAAATTCTTCACAAGGCCCCCTTCCATTTGCACCTTTTGTGGCACGACCAACTATTGGTGTATTACCTTCACAACCACCTTCTCAAGTTCAATCTCAACCAGGACATTCTACTCCAATAACAAATAAAGATGGGGTTAACATAATTATTGGAGctctttga
- the LOC101251190 gene encoding probable transcription factor At5g61620 isoform X5, with amino-acid sequence MAKDARKCSHCGHNGHNSRTCNSKGIKLFGVRIDDSNNTNQHRFVDTKMKMGDYESIRRSKSLGNLEHAAAAAANYDHNGGVEAGYLSDGPIISIRHRKKGTSWTEEEHRYFLIGLENLGKGDWRGISKRYVPSRTPTQVASHSQKYFIRIASIEKKKRRPSVFDVHLKNPNSHIPSKSSSYIPEVSKEASKGIPSATRERPPLSPSPISRPFGVPNLAHMPYVGVPQNIQGVSSSKVGPTISWIPIVNFHNESRVHLKNSSQGPLPFAPFVARPTIGVLPSQPPSQVQSQPGHSTPITNKDGVNIIIGAL; translated from the exons ATGGCAAAAGATGCAAGGAAGTGTTCACATTGTGGACATAATGGACATAATTCAAGAACATGTAATTCGAAAGGAATTAAATTGTTTGGAGTTCGAATCGACGATAGTAATAATACAAATCAGCATAGGTTTGTTGATACAAAGATGAAGATGGGAGACTATGAATCTATAAGGCGGAGCAAAAGTTTGGGAAATCTAGAACATGCCGCTGCCGCCGCCGCCAATTATGATCACAACGGCGGCGTCGAGGCGGGATATCTTTCCGATGGGCCAATTATTTCTATCAGACATAGAAAAAAGG gaACCTCTTGGACTGAAGAGGAACATCGTTATTTCTTAATTGGATTAGAAAATCTTGGTAAAGGCGATTGGAGAGGAATTTCCAAACGTTATGTACCTTCAAGAACTCCAACACAAGTAGCTAGtcattctcaaaaatatttcattagaATAGCATCAATTGAGAAGAAGAAAcgtcgaccgagtgtgtttgaTGTGCACTTAAAAAATCCg aATTCACATATTCCCTCCAAATCTTCATCTTATATTCCTGAAGTCTCTAAGGAG GCTAGCAAAGGCATTCCTAGTGCAACTCGAGAAAGGCCCCCACTTTCACCGTCACCAATTAGTAGACCTTTTGGAGTCCCTAACTTAGCCCACATGCCTTAC GTTGGAGTTCCTCAGAATATCCAAGGTGTTTCATCATCCAAAGTAGGACCAACAATCTCATGGATTCCGATAGTGAATTTCCATAATGAGAGTCGTGTTCATCTTAAAAATTCTTCACAAGGCCCCCTTCCATTTGCACCTTTTGTGGCACGACCAACTATTGGTGTATTACCTTCACAACCACCTTCTCAAGTTCAATCTCAACCAGGACATTCTACTCCAATAACAAATAAAGATGGGGTTAACATAATTATTGGAGctctttga
- the LOC101251190 gene encoding probable transcription factor At5g61620 isoform X1, translated as MAKDARKCSHCGHNGHNSRTCNSKGIKLFGVRIDDSNNTNQHRFVDTKMKMGDYESIRRSKSLGNLEHAAAAAANYDHNGGVEAGYLSDGPIISIRHRKKGTSWTEEEHRYFLIGLENLGKGDWRGISKRYVPSRTPTQVASHSQKYFIRIASIEKKKRRPSVFDVHLKNPNSHIPSKSSSYIPEVSKETSFPLKQLFDTCQIKGQASKGIPSATRERPPLSPSPISRPFGVPNLAHMPYVVGVPQNIQGVSSSKVGPTISWIPIVNFHNESRVHLKNSSQGPLPFAPFVARPTIGVLPSQPPSQVQSQPGHSTPITNKDGVNIIIGAL; from the exons ATGGCAAAAGATGCAAGGAAGTGTTCACATTGTGGACATAATGGACATAATTCAAGAACATGTAATTCGAAAGGAATTAAATTGTTTGGAGTTCGAATCGACGATAGTAATAATACAAATCAGCATAGGTTTGTTGATACAAAGATGAAGATGGGAGACTATGAATCTATAAGGCGGAGCAAAAGTTTGGGAAATCTAGAACATGCCGCTGCCGCCGCCGCCAATTATGATCACAACGGCGGCGTCGAGGCGGGATATCTTTCCGATGGGCCAATTATTTCTATCAGACATAGAAAAAAGG gaACCTCTTGGACTGAAGAGGAACATCGTTATTTCTTAATTGGATTAGAAAATCTTGGTAAAGGCGATTGGAGAGGAATTTCCAAACGTTATGTACCTTCAAGAACTCCAACACAAGTAGCTAGtcattctcaaaaatatttcattagaATAGCATCAATTGAGAAGAAGAAAcgtcgaccgagtgtgtttgaTGTGCACTTAAAAAATCCg aATTCACATATTCCCTCCAAATCTTCATCTTATATTCCTGAAGTCTCTAAGGAG ACAAGTTTTCCTTTGAAGCAACTATTTGACACATGTCAAATTAAAGGACAG GCTAGCAAAGGCATTCCTAGTGCAACTCGAGAAAGGCCCCCACTTTCACCGTCACCAATTAGTAGACCTTTTGGAGTCCCTAACTTAGCCCACATGCCTTACGTA GTTGGAGTTCCTCAGAATATCCAAGGTGTTTCATCATCCAAAGTAGGACCAACAATCTCATGGATTCCGATAGTGAATTTCCATAATGAGAGTCGTGTTCATCTTAAAAATTCTTCACAAGGCCCCCTTCCATTTGCACCTTTTGTGGCACGACCAACTATTGGTGTATTACCTTCACAACCACCTTCTCAAGTTCAATCTCAACCAGGACATTCTACTCCAATAACAAATAAAGATGGGGTTAACATAATTATTGGAGctctttga
- the MSRA3 gene encoding methionine sulfoxide reductase A3 gives MLILKITTITNPSLLHPFIKILPISQKMNSPRMNSWLNKFGFGARTESSIDSSSSEIPQGPDHEVPDPGQQFAQFGAGCFWGVELAYQRVAGVTKTEAGYSQGFVHNPRYEDVCSGTSNHSEVVRVQYDPNECSYESLLDVFWARHDPTTLNRQGNDVGTQYRSGIYFYTPEQEKAALESQDKQQKILNRKIVTEILPAKKFYRAEEDHQQYLAKGGRFGSKQSAGKGCSDPIRCYG, from the exons ATGCTTATTCTTAAGATCACCACCATAACCAACCCTTCTCTTCTCCATCCCTTCATCAAAATTCTcccaatttctcaaaaaatgaaTTCTCCAAGGATGAATAGTTGGCTCAATAAATTTGGTTTCGGTGCGAGAACTGAATCTTCCATAGATTCATCTTCTTCTGAAATTCCTCAAGGACCCGATCATGAAGTACCCGACCCGGGACAACAGTTTGCTCAATTTGGGGCAGGTTGCTTTTGGGGCGTTGAACTGGCGTATCAAAGAGTGGCTGGGGTTACAAAGACTGAAGCTGGGTATTCACAGGGTTTCGTGCATAATCCCAGATATGAAGATGTGTGTTCTGGTACTAGTAATCATTCTGAGGTTGTTAGAGTTCAGTATGATCCTAATGAATGTAGCTATGAATCATTGCTTGATGTTTTCTGGGCTCGTCATGATCCTACTACCCTCAATCGCCAG GGGAATGATGTGGGCACTCAGTACAGGTCTGGAATTTACTTCTACACACCTGAGCAAGAGAAGGCAGCACTTGAATCCCAAGACAAACAGCAAAAGATTTTGAACAGGAAGATTGTTACTGAGATTTTGCCCGCCAAGAAATTTTATCGAGCTGAGGAAGATCATCAGCAGTACCTTGCAAAGGGGGGTCGGTTTGGCTCAAAGCAGTCTGCTGGTAAAGGCTGCAGTGATCCTATCCGTTGCTATGGTTAA
- the LOC101251190 gene encoding probable transcription factor At5g61620 isoform X3, which translates to MAKDARKCSHCGHNGHNSRTCNSKGIKLFGVRIDDSNNTNQHRFVDTKMKMGDYESIRRSKSLGNLEHAAAAAANYDHNGGVEAGYLSDGPIISIRHRKKGTSWTEEEHRYFLIGLENLGKGDWRGISKRYVPSRTPTQVASHSQKYFIRIASIEKKKRRPSVFDVHLKNPNSHIPSKSSSYIPEVSKEQLFDTCQIKGQASKGIPSATRERPPLSPSPISRPFGVPNLAHMPYVVGVPQNIQGVSSSKVGPTISWIPIVNFHNESRVHLKNSSQGPLPFAPFVARPTIGVLPSQPPSQVQSQPGHSTPITNKDGVNIIIGAL; encoded by the exons ATGGCAAAAGATGCAAGGAAGTGTTCACATTGTGGACATAATGGACATAATTCAAGAACATGTAATTCGAAAGGAATTAAATTGTTTGGAGTTCGAATCGACGATAGTAATAATACAAATCAGCATAGGTTTGTTGATACAAAGATGAAGATGGGAGACTATGAATCTATAAGGCGGAGCAAAAGTTTGGGAAATCTAGAACATGCCGCTGCCGCCGCCGCCAATTATGATCACAACGGCGGCGTCGAGGCGGGATATCTTTCCGATGGGCCAATTATTTCTATCAGACATAGAAAAAAGG gaACCTCTTGGACTGAAGAGGAACATCGTTATTTCTTAATTGGATTAGAAAATCTTGGTAAAGGCGATTGGAGAGGAATTTCCAAACGTTATGTACCTTCAAGAACTCCAACACAAGTAGCTAGtcattctcaaaaatatttcattagaATAGCATCAATTGAGAAGAAGAAAcgtcgaccgagtgtgtttgaTGTGCACTTAAAAAATCCg aATTCACATATTCCCTCCAAATCTTCATCTTATATTCCTGAAGTCTCTAAGGAG CAACTATTTGACACATGTCAAATTAAAGGACAG GCTAGCAAAGGCATTCCTAGTGCAACTCGAGAAAGGCCCCCACTTTCACCGTCACCAATTAGTAGACCTTTTGGAGTCCCTAACTTAGCCCACATGCCTTACGTA GTTGGAGTTCCTCAGAATATCCAAGGTGTTTCATCATCCAAAGTAGGACCAACAATCTCATGGATTCCGATAGTGAATTTCCATAATGAGAGTCGTGTTCATCTTAAAAATTCTTCACAAGGCCCCCTTCCATTTGCACCTTTTGTGGCACGACCAACTATTGGTGTATTACCTTCACAACCACCTTCTCAAGTTCAATCTCAACCAGGACATTCTACTCCAATAACAAATAAAGATGGGGTTAACATAATTATTGGAGctctttga
- the LOC101251190 gene encoding probable transcription factor At5g61620 isoform X4 encodes MAKDARKCSHCGHNGHNSRTCNSKGIKLFGVRIDDSNNTNQHRFVDTKMKMGDYESIRRSKSLGNLEHAAAAAANYDHNGGVEAGYLSDGPIISIRHRKKGTSWTEEEHRYFLIGLENLGKGDWRGISKRYVPSRTPTQVASHSQKYFIRIASIEKKKRRPSVFDVHLKNPNSHIPSKSSSYIPEVSKEASKGIPSATRERPPLSPSPISRPFGVPNLAHMPYVVGVPQNIQGVSSSKVGPTISWIPIVNFHNESRVHLKNSSQGPLPFAPFVARPTIGVLPSQPPSQVQSQPGHSTPITNKDGVNIIIGAL; translated from the exons ATGGCAAAAGATGCAAGGAAGTGTTCACATTGTGGACATAATGGACATAATTCAAGAACATGTAATTCGAAAGGAATTAAATTGTTTGGAGTTCGAATCGACGATAGTAATAATACAAATCAGCATAGGTTTGTTGATACAAAGATGAAGATGGGAGACTATGAATCTATAAGGCGGAGCAAAAGTTTGGGAAATCTAGAACATGCCGCTGCCGCCGCCGCCAATTATGATCACAACGGCGGCGTCGAGGCGGGATATCTTTCCGATGGGCCAATTATTTCTATCAGACATAGAAAAAAGG gaACCTCTTGGACTGAAGAGGAACATCGTTATTTCTTAATTGGATTAGAAAATCTTGGTAAAGGCGATTGGAGAGGAATTTCCAAACGTTATGTACCTTCAAGAACTCCAACACAAGTAGCTAGtcattctcaaaaatatttcattagaATAGCATCAATTGAGAAGAAGAAAcgtcgaccgagtgtgtttgaTGTGCACTTAAAAAATCCg aATTCACATATTCCCTCCAAATCTTCATCTTATATTCCTGAAGTCTCTAAGGAG GCTAGCAAAGGCATTCCTAGTGCAACTCGAGAAAGGCCCCCACTTTCACCGTCACCAATTAGTAGACCTTTTGGAGTCCCTAACTTAGCCCACATGCCTTACGTA GTTGGAGTTCCTCAGAATATCCAAGGTGTTTCATCATCCAAAGTAGGACCAACAATCTCATGGATTCCGATAGTGAATTTCCATAATGAGAGTCGTGTTCATCTTAAAAATTCTTCACAAGGCCCCCTTCCATTTGCACCTTTTGTGGCACGACCAACTATTGGTGTATTACCTTCACAACCACCTTCTCAAGTTCAATCTCAACCAGGACATTCTACTCCAATAACAAATAAAGATGGGGTTAACATAATTATTGGAGctctttga